A window of the Electrophorus electricus isolate fEleEle1 chromosome 11, fEleEle1.pri, whole genome shotgun sequence genome harbors these coding sequences:
- the cdc42ep3 gene encoding cdc42 effector protein 3, protein MPAKTPIYLKSNNHKKGKKCRLRDILSPDMISPPLGDFRHTIHIGKGGECDTFGDMSFLQGKFELLPGKGGMIRPQYGTHGEFTRANSASDASFIETPSPILKNAISLPTIGGSQAITLPLISTTIFPMTQDPLDGLAGLPTPASSEERDDLEILKMETLLQSITVFRRDPSPVPEEVVEKPTFTINLTEKPSAKKTTCHNNKHNTENKKPEKLLKAILYNGNSNENGNSNGNSSWSNDYSHSNGDTFFPYERELAGLNGDWAGRDSGMEEGRICDFDFELSKGKSASQESVSQVNGSLLSLELDLGPSILDDVLNIMSRPES, encoded by the coding sequence ATGCCTGCCAAAACTCCCATTTACCTGAAATCCAACAACCACAAGAAAGGCAAGAAATGTAGACTAAGGGACATTTTGTCCCCAGACATGATCAGCCCTCCACTGGGGGACTTTCGCCACACCATCCACATCGGGAAGGGAGGTGAGTGTGACACTTTTGGTGATATGTCCTTCCTACAGGGCAAGTTTGAGCTTCTGCCAGGCAAGGGCGGCATGATTCGACCCCAGTATGGAACTCATGGCGAGTTCACGAGGGCTAACAGTGCATCGGACGCCTCCTTTATCGAGACACCTTCGCCAATCCTGAAGAACGCCATCTCCCTCCCAACCATCGGAGGCAGCCAAGCGATTACCCTGCCTCTTATATCCACCACCATCTTCCCCATGACCCAAGATCCTCTTGATGGGTTGGCTGGGCTGCCCACGCCTGCCAGctcagaggagagagatgaCCTGGAAATCCTGAAAATGGAGACCCTTCTTCAGTCCATCACAGTTTTCAGACGTGATCCCAGCCCTGTTCCAGAGGAGGTCGTTGAGAAACCCACATTCACTATCAACCTCACAGAGAAACCatcagcaaagaaaacaacCTGTCACAACAATAAGCACAACACTGAGAACAAGAAGCCCGAGAAGCTGTTAAAGGCGATATTATACAACGGTAACAGCAACGAAAATGGCAACAGCAATGGCAATAGCAGCTGGAGCAACGACTACAGTCACAGCAACGGTGACACATTCTTTCCGTATGAGAGAGAGCTGGCCGGTCTCAACGGGGATTGGGCAGGCAGAGATAGTGGTATGGAGGAGGGACGCATTTGTGACTTTGACTTTGAGCTCTCCAAAGGCAAGAGTGCATCTCAGGAATCTGTGAGCCAGGTCAATGGGTCCCTGCTCTCCCTTGAACTGGACCTGGGCCCATCCATCCTGGATGACGTCCTCAACATCATGAGCAGGCCTGAATCTTGA